Proteins co-encoded in one Plasmodium berghei ANKA genome assembly, chromosome: 11 genomic window:
- a CDS encoding membrane associated histidine-rich protein 1b — translation MSKVQEKCGIKSNTKKKVEEEGITLESYKEPEKKSTYFDTTKKNAKEFNDGSTTNESDDDRESEYEDSDENEEIKLKRKNEKIKSKRKNEEYEDEDDEEADKKKKKKKKKKKRSKVKSMIEILKKQITFRRIVITLSIFFLMSFAYVSNEDYVIRFKNYVTSFVPNGIIQPFQKSTGCSCSKKANALPSPKGEEQPAFECPLVTLRNKLLEELEKASQREKMKEATVAKESTPIVDMPETPPVAPSVETEVPSLVPPTTNTSHAAPAHPQPISDEMGK, via the exons ATGAGTAAGGTTCAAGAAAAATGTGGTATAAAATCAAATACTAAAAAGAAAGTTGAAGAAGAAGGAATAACATTGGAAAGCTATAAAGAACcagaaaaaaaatctacatattttgatactacgaaaaaaaatgccAAGGAATTTAATGATGGTAGTACTACAAATGAAAGTGACGATGATAGAGAAAGTGAATATGAAGATAGtgatgaaaatgaagaaattaaattaaagagaaaaaatgaaaaaattaaatcaaagagaaaaaatgaagaatatGAAGACGAAGATGATGAGGAAGctgacaaaaaaaaaaaaaaaaaaaaaaaaaaaaaaaaaagatcaAAGGTAAAATCGATGATAGAAATATTGAAGAAGCAAATAACTTTTAGAAGAATAGTAATTACTCTTTCGATATTTTTCCTTATGTCATTTGCATATGTCAGTAACGAAGATTATGTTATTCGATTT aAAAACTATGTAACTTCATTTGTCCCAAACGGAATCATTCAGCCCTTTCAAAAGAGCACAGGATGTTCGTGTTCAAAAAAAGCCAATGCTCTACCTTCACCTAAAGGAGAAGAACAACCAGCATTTGAATGTCCATTAGTAACTCTTAGAAATAAGTTATTGGAAGAATTAGAAAAGGCTTCTCAAAgggaaaaaatgaaagaagCCACAGTTGCAAAGGAATCAACACCAATAGTAGATATGCCCGAAACACCACCAGTTGCCCCCTCAGTAGAAACAGAAGTACCTTCACTTGTACCCCCCACTACAAATACTTCTCATGCTGCACCAGCTCACCCTCAACCCATTTCTGATGAAATGGGCAAATAA
- a CDS encoding U2 small nuclear ribonucleoprotein A', putative — MRITIDMINDAYQTRSPANENTIYLRGNKISIIENLGVTKDYFECIDLSDNEIIKLNNIPYLEKLKTLILCNNKITRIDNDVFENLPNLNSLILTNNKIEKLANLNALFKAKNLTRLSLLENAVSKVENYREYLIYNLPSLKYLDFQKIKTKDREEAKEVMKTFNLDDTDTNYEN, encoded by the exons ATGAGAATAACAATAGATATGATAAATGATGCATATCAAACAAGAAGTCCTGCCAATGAAAATACGATATATTTAAGAG GTAACAAAATTAGTATCATTGAAAATTTAGGAGTTACGAAGGACTATTTTGAATGCATAGATTTGAGCGACAATGAAATTATTAagttaaataatattccatatttagaaaaattaaaaaccCTAATATTATGCAATAATAAAATCACTCGAATAGATAATGATgtatttgaaaatttacCTAACTTAAACtcattaattttaacaaataataaa ATCGAAAAATTAGCTAACCTTAATGCCCTTTTTAAAGCCAAAAACCTAACGAGACTCAGTTTATTAGAAAATGCAGTATCAAA agtagaaaattatagagaatatttgatttataatttgccatctttgaaatatttagattttcaaaaaattaaaacaaaagacCGGGAAGAAGCCAAAGAAGTGATGAAAACCTTCAACTTAGATGACACTGATActaattatgaaaattaa
- a CDS encoding membrane associated histidine-rich protein 1a has protein sequence MAYTEKEGKEESKIMHPQDEDPAELSKYIANESSATFSYLKKAENYMKKFYESYLVPNSSNDTSRENSDDESEEDRKKNEGNGKKEKRKRKKKPQTLCSKVKYNITKKLTLPNLVIIGFIACFMMFTYSRIAQHRNQIGYAAGFLGDVSHERVARPPGCTCGGHKAHGTTRGTTTHRTN, from the exons atggcTTACACTGAAAAAGAAGGTAAAGAAGAAAGTAAAATTATGCATCCCCAAGATGAAGACCCAGCtgaattatcaaaatatatagccAATGAATCAAGTGCGACATTTTCATACCTTAAGAAAGCGGAGAATTATATGAagaaattttatgaaagtTATTTAGTCCCAAATAGCAGCAATGATACTTCGCGCGAAAATAGTGATGACGAGAGTGAAGAagatagaaaaaaaaatgaaggcAATGGcaagaaagaaaaaagaaagcgaaaaaaaaaacccCAAACACTCTGTTcaaaagtaaaatataacattaCGAAGAAATTGACACTTCCTAATTTAGTCATTATTGGTTTTATCGCCTGTTTTATGATGTTTACATATTCAAGGATTGCACAGCATAGAAATCAAATA gGATATGCCGCTGGATTTTTAGGTGATGTAAGTCATGAACGTGTTGCCAGACCCCCAGGATGTACTTGCGGAGGACATAAAGCTCATGGTACTACTAGAGGCACTACTACCCATAGAACTAACTGA